One part of the Methylobacterium terrae genome encodes these proteins:
- a CDS encoding acyltransferase family protein, whose product MTRPTPLPLIQVLRALAAAMVAAGHAQFEVAGLAARAGLPFASATWLPWPAGVDVFFVISGFIIVHASASLHGKADARQIFLAHRIARVVPLYWLATTLALALAWLRPGLVGTGADGALAVVASYLFWPMARADGTVLPLYSLGWTLNYEMAFYVLFALALPWGPRRTVLGVSALLAGLVLAGALVRPLPVPLAFWSDPIVLEFACGALLALARREGLRLAGPVRLALAGLGLVLLSLAGDDPALPRCIAWGGPATLLVAAASLGPAGDASAVWRPAVVLGDASYALYLAHPFVVRGVRVVAEATGVAARIGPGPMVLLMLVLACLAAILLHRIIERPLTRIARSRLEPSRRPAE is encoded by the coding sequence GTGACACGCCCCACCCCCCTGCCGCTGATCCAGGTCCTGCGGGCGCTCGCCGCCGCGATGGTCGCCGCCGGCCACGCGCAGTTCGAGGTCGCGGGCCTCGCCGCCCGGGCGGGCCTGCCCTTCGCCTCCGCGACCTGGCTGCCCTGGCCGGCGGGGGTCGACGTGTTCTTCGTGATCTCGGGCTTCATCATCGTGCACGCCTCCGCGTCCCTGCACGGGAAGGCCGATGCGCGACAGATCTTCCTCGCCCACCGGATCGCCCGGGTGGTGCCGCTCTACTGGCTCGCCACCACGCTCGCCCTCGCCCTCGCCTGGCTCAGGCCCGGCCTCGTCGGCACCGGAGCGGACGGCGCGCTCGCCGTCGTCGCCTCCTACCTGTTCTGGCCGATGGCCCGGGCCGACGGGACGGTGCTGCCGCTCTACTCGCTCGGCTGGACGCTGAACTACGAGATGGCGTTCTACGTCCTCTTCGCCCTGGCGCTGCCCTGGGGCCCGCGGCGGACGGTCCTCGGCGTGAGCGCGCTCCTCGCCGGCCTCGTCCTCGCCGGGGCGCTCGTCCGGCCGCTGCCGGTGCCGCTGGCGTTCTGGAGCGACCCGATCGTGCTCGAATTCGCCTGCGGGGCCCTGCTCGCCCTGGCGCGCCGGGAGGGCCTGCGCCTGGCCGGACCGGTACGCCTCGCCCTCGCGGGGCTGGGCCTCGTCCTCCTGTCGCTCGCCGGCGACGACCCCGCCCTCCCCCGCTGCATCGCCTGGGGCGGGCCCGCCACCCTCCTCGTCGCCGCCGCGTCCCTCGGGCCGGCGGGCGACGCGAGCGCGGTCTGGCGCCCGGCGGTCGTCCTGGGAGACGCGTCCTACGCACTCTATCTGGCTCATCCCTTCGTCGTACGCGGGGTGCGCGTGGTCGCCGAGGCGACCGGCGTCGCGGCACGGATCGGGCCCGGGCCGATGGTGCTGCTGATGCTCGTCCTCGCGTGCCTCGCGGCGATCCTGCTGCACCGCATCATCGAGCGGCCGCTGACCCGGATCGCGCGGTCCAGGCTCGAACCCTCGCGGCGGCCGGCCGAATAA
- a CDS encoding catalase family protein — MVPLRYAPDVEKPAPGEQETIDGIIRGMTQQSETVETRERHAVRASHAKSSACVVGELTVAEGLPAELAQGLFAAAGTYPVAVRFAQGPGETLGDRVSTHRGMAIKVFGVAGEKLPGHAADTQDFVLATGTTFPSGTAAGFLRDGAVIGKSAGLPEGAKSAVASAARTLNKVLHAFGTESAMADFFGHPFSHPLANSYFSQAPIRFGDHVAKLGAVPDSAGQRALAEWRLDPHADEDGFRHAAVAYFRESEAVFTLKAQLWADAERQPIEDASVDWPVAISPYRTVATIRLPRQDAYSPERVRYFDEVMTFRPAHSLAVHRPLGSVMRARLQVYRALSAFRHRENGVAEKEPAGVEQIPA, encoded by the coding sequence ATGGTCCCCTTGCGCTACGCTCCCGACGTCGAGAAGCCCGCCCCCGGCGAGCAGGAGACGATCGACGGCATCATCCGGGGGATGACGCAGCAATCCGAGACCGTGGAGACGCGCGAGCGCCACGCCGTGCGGGCGAGCCACGCCAAGTCTTCGGCCTGCGTCGTCGGCGAGCTCACGGTCGCCGAGGGGCTGCCGGCGGAGCTCGCGCAGGGACTGTTCGCGGCGGCCGGAACCTATCCGGTGGCGGTACGCTTCGCGCAGGGGCCGGGCGAGACCCTGGGCGACCGGGTCTCGACCCATCGCGGCATGGCGATCAAGGTGTTCGGCGTCGCCGGCGAGAAGCTACCGGGCCACGCCGCGGACACCCAGGACTTCGTCCTGGCCACCGGCACCACCTTCCCGTCCGGCACCGCGGCGGGGTTCCTGCGCGACGGCGCGGTCATCGGCAAGAGCGCCGGCCTGCCGGAGGGCGCGAAGAGCGCGGTCGCCTCCGCGGCGCGCACCCTCAACAAGGTGCTGCACGCCTTCGGCACCGAGAGCGCGATGGCGGACTTCTTCGGCCACCCGTTCAGCCATCCCCTCGCCAACAGCTACTTCAGCCAGGCGCCGATCCGCTTCGGCGATCACGTGGCGAAGCTCGGCGCGGTGCCGGATTCGGCGGGCCAGCGGGCGCTCGCCGAATGGCGCCTCGACCCGCACGCGGACGAGGACGGCTTCCGGCACGCCGCGGTCGCGTATTTCCGCGAGAGCGAGGCGGTGTTCACCCTGAAGGCGCAGCTCTGGGCCGATGCCGAGAGGCAGCCGATCGAGGATGCCTCGGTCGATTGGCCGGTGGCGATCAGCCCCTACCGCACGGTCGCGACGATCCGCCTGCCGCGCCAGGACGCCTACTCGCCCGAGCGGGTGCGCTACTTCGACGAGGTGATGACCTTCCGCCCGGCCCACAGCCTCGCGGTTCACCGCCCGCTCGGCTCGGTGATGCGGGCGCGGCTCCAGGTCTACCGGGCGCTCAGCGCGTTCCGGCACCGCGAGAACGGGGTGGCGGAGAAGGAGCCGGCGGGGGTGGAGCAGATTCCGGCGTGA
- a CDS encoding alpha/beta hydrolase, with translation MTALSFQHRFEPAADPKAVPLLLLHGTGGDEDDLLPLGRALSPGAALLSPRGQVLEGGAPRFFRRLAEGVFDEADVVRRAGDLAGFVTAARAEYGLAAPLAVGFSNGANVAAALMLLHPGVLAGAVLLRAMVPLSDPPAARLQGEPVLILSGRMDPIVPADNAARLAALLKEAGAAVTHEILPAGHGLSQADLVRATTWLTGRP, from the coding sequence ATGACCGCCCTGTCGTTCCAGCACCGCTTCGAGCCCGCCGCCGATCCGAAGGCGGTGCCGCTCCTGCTCCTGCACGGCACCGGGGGCGACGAGGACGACCTCCTGCCCCTCGGCCGGGCCCTGTCGCCCGGGGCGGCCCTGCTCTCGCCTCGCGGCCAGGTGCTGGAGGGCGGTGCGCCGCGCTTCTTCCGCCGCCTCGCCGAGGGCGTGTTCGACGAGGCCGACGTGGTGCGCCGGGCCGGCGACCTCGCCGGTTTCGTGACCGCGGCGCGGGCGGAGTACGGCCTCGCCGCGCCGCTCGCCGTCGGCTTCTCGAACGGCGCCAACGTCGCCGCCGCCCTGATGCTGCTGCATCCGGGCGTGCTCGCCGGCGCCGTGCTGCTGCGGGCGATGGTGCCGCTCTCGGACCCGCCGGCGGCGCGGCTTCAGGGTGAGCCGGTGCTGATCCTGTCGGGCCGGATGGACCCGATCGTGCCCGCCGACAACGCCGCGCGCCTCGCCGCGCTGCTGAAGGAGGCGGGCGCCGCCGTCACGCACGAGATCCTGCCCGCCGGCCACGGCCTGTCGCAGGCGGATCTGGTGCGGGCGACGACGTGGCTGACCGGAAGGCCCTGA
- a CDS encoding HpcH/HpaI aldolase family protein: MRSFDNPFKRALAESRRQAGLWMTTGSPGITELAAGAGFAWMLIDMEHSPNDLIQVVDHLRAAEGGTAEPVVRVPWNEPVMVKRLLDQGARSLMFPFVQSAEEARRAVAATRYPPHGIRGFAGTSRATGYGLRPDYHARSGDEVCVIVQVETREALEAAGEIAAVEGVDGVFIGPNDLAASMGHLGEPGAAPVREAIAAALPRIRQAGKAAGLLNFSEAGAKADFEAGFGFVAVAGDAFLLARETQRVAKLFGA; the protein is encoded by the coding sequence ATGAGATCGTTCGACAATCCGTTCAAGCGCGCGCTCGCCGAGAGCCGGCGGCAGGCCGGCCTGTGGATGACCACCGGCTCGCCCGGCATCACCGAGCTCGCCGCCGGTGCCGGCTTCGCCTGGATGCTCATCGACATGGAGCATTCGCCCAACGACCTGATCCAGGTCGTCGACCACCTGCGGGCGGCCGAGGGCGGCACCGCCGAGCCGGTGGTGCGGGTGCCGTGGAACGAGCCGGTGATGGTCAAGCGCCTGCTCGACCAGGGCGCCCGCTCGCTGATGTTCCCGTTCGTGCAGAGCGCCGAGGAAGCGCGGCGGGCCGTCGCCGCGACGCGCTACCCGCCGCACGGCATCCGGGGCTTCGCCGGCACGTCGCGCGCCACCGGCTACGGCCTGCGGCCGGACTACCACGCCCGCTCAGGGGACGAGGTCTGCGTGATCGTGCAGGTCGAGACCCGGGAGGCGCTGGAGGCGGCCGGCGAGATCGCGGCGGTCGAGGGCGTCGACGGCGTCTTCATCGGACCGAACGATCTGGCCGCCAGCATGGGCCATCTCGGGGAGCCCGGTGCCGCCCCGGTGCGCGAGGCGATCGCGGCGGCGCTGCCGCGGATCCGGCAGGCCGGCAAGGCGGCGGGCCTGCTCAATTTCAGCGAGGCGGGCGCCAAGGCCGACTTCGAGGCCGGGTTCGGCTTCGTGGCGGTGGCCGGCGACGCCTTCCTGCTCGCCCGCGAGACCCAGCGGGTCGCCAAGCTGTTCGGCGCCTGA
- a CDS encoding DUF4142 domain-containing protein, with translation MKKLVALTGLAVALATPAFAQQIGDFNEFRSMALMSNAFEVKSSQIALDKSRNPRIRDYAREMIRDHRAANVALLGGRENVARGTGAGIGGLIEAPFAIAGGAVGAATGAAAGVVGGTLQGGPVGGLEGLGAGAARGARVGANAVDFDGDVTTTAATQSVPLSPQQQAMLAELADTPAGPAFDRTYARMQVQAHGMTVANYQAYAQSGPNPALRSYVQQALPVMQHHLAQAQRLPGAR, from the coding sequence ATGAAGAAGCTCGTTGCCCTGACCGGCCTCGCCGTTGCGCTCGCGACCCCCGCCTTCGCGCAGCAGATCGGCGACTTCAACGAGTTCCGCTCGATGGCGCTGATGTCGAACGCGTTCGAGGTCAAGTCGAGCCAGATCGCCCTCGACAAGTCGCGCAACCCGCGCATCCGCGACTACGCCCGCGAGATGATCCGCGACCACCGCGCCGCGAACGTCGCCCTGCTCGGCGGCCGTGAGAACGTGGCCCGCGGCACCGGCGCCGGCATCGGCGGCCTGATCGAGGCGCCCTTCGCCATCGCGGGCGGCGCGGTCGGCGCGGCCACGGGCGCCGCGGCGGGCGTGGTCGGCGGCACCCTGCAGGGCGGCCCGGTCGGCGGCCTCGAGGGCCTCGGCGCCGGCGCGGCCCGCGGCGCCCGGGTCGGCGCGAACGCGGTCGATTTCGACGGCGACGTGACCACCACGGCGGCCACCCAGTCGGTCCCGCTGAGCCCGCAGCAGCAGGCGATGCTCGCCGAGCTCGCCGACACCCCGGCCGGCCCGGCCTTCGACCGCACCTACGCCCGCATGCAGGTGCAGGCCCACGGCATGACGGTGGCCAACTACCAGGCCTACGCCCAGTCCGGCCCGAACCCGGCCCTGCGCTCCTACGTCCAGCAGGCCCTGCCGGTGATGCAGCACCACCTGGCGCAGGCCCAGCGGCTGCCGGGCGCCCGCTGA
- a CDS encoding glutathione S-transferase family protein yields MITFYFNGSPNPTKVALFLEEAGLPYEPVAVDTRKGEQFAPDFLKLNPNGKVPVIVDDGTVVFDSNAILLYLAEKTGRFLPPAAERGALLSWLMFVATGIGPFSGQAVHFRHFAPEKVAYADERYQFEVKRHYEVVERHLAEREWMVGEAYGIVDMALWGWARMLPFVLGEGAFDAFPNLKRHHDAVAARPAAAKAVALKDRFTFKAELDAEARGHMFKHLKPAV; encoded by the coding sequence ATGATCACCTTCTACTTCAACGGCTCGCCCAATCCGACCAAGGTCGCGCTCTTCCTGGAGGAGGCGGGTCTGCCCTACGAGCCCGTGGCGGTGGACACCCGCAAGGGCGAGCAGTTCGCGCCCGACTTCCTCAAGCTCAACCCGAACGGCAAGGTGCCGGTGATCGTCGACGACGGCACCGTGGTGTTCGATTCGAACGCGATCCTGCTCTATCTCGCCGAGAAGACCGGCCGCTTCTTGCCCCCGGCCGCGGAGCGCGGTGCGCTCCTGTCCTGGCTGATGTTCGTCGCGACCGGCATCGGCCCGTTCTCGGGCCAGGCGGTGCATTTCCGCCACTTCGCCCCCGAGAAAGTGGCTTACGCCGACGAGCGCTACCAGTTCGAGGTGAAGCGCCACTACGAGGTCGTCGAGCGGCACCTCGCCGAGCGGGAATGGATGGTGGGCGAGGCCTACGGCATCGTCGACATGGCCCTGTGGGGCTGGGCCCGGATGCTGCCCTTCGTGCTGGGCGAGGGCGCCTTCGACGCGTTTCCGAACCTGAAGCGCCACCACGACGCCGTCGCCGCTCGCCCGGCCGCCGCGAAGGCCGTCGCCCTGAAGGACCGGTTCACCTTCAAGGCCGAGCTGGATGCCGAGGCGCGCGGGCACATGTTCAAGCACCTGAAGCCGGCCGTCTGA
- the modC gene encoding molybdenum ABC transporter ATP-binding protein, translated as MIEVAVRHARGAFALDAAFAAEGRVTALFGRSGSGKSTLVDVIAGLVRPDHGRVVVDGVTLLDTQARVRVPVHRRRIGYVFQEARLMPHLSVRQNLLFGRWFSRDRDGGPSLAAVADLLGIAALLERRPAGLSGGERQRVAIGRALLARPRLFLMDEPLSALDEARKAEILPYVARLRDEARVPIVYVSHAVAEVARLADTVVVLDQGRVAACGPAAEVLRRGALFPGRETAETGALLHLRVAAHDDAFGLTRLEGAPGRLTVPRLSLPEGAGVRVRVRARDVLVARDVPRGLSARNVLPGTVTTVTPGDGAHARVEIACGEAVLVAEVTRLAAHELALAPGLPVLAIVKSVAFDEETIGVVEI; from the coding sequence ATGATCGAGGTCGCGGTCCGCCACGCCCGCGGCGCCTTCGCGCTCGACGCCGCCTTCGCGGCGGAGGGCCGGGTCACCGCCCTGTTCGGCCGCTCGGGCTCCGGCAAGTCGACCCTCGTCGACGTGATCGCCGGGCTGGTGCGGCCGGATCACGGACGGGTCGTGGTCGACGGCGTGACCCTCCTCGACACGCAGGCGCGCGTCCGGGTGCCGGTGCACCGGCGCCGGATCGGCTACGTCTTCCAGGAGGCGCGGCTGATGCCGCACCTGAGCGTGCGCCAGAACCTCCTGTTCGGGCGCTGGTTTTCCCGCGACCGGGACGGCGGGCCGAGCCTCGCGGCGGTGGCCGATCTCCTCGGCATCGCGGCCCTGCTCGAGCGGCGCCCCGCGGGGCTCTCGGGTGGCGAGCGCCAGCGGGTGGCGATCGGCCGGGCGCTGCTCGCCCGCCCCCGGCTCTTCCTGATGGACGAGCCGCTCTCGGCCCTCGACGAGGCGCGCAAGGCCGAGATCCTGCCCTACGTCGCCCGCCTGCGCGACGAGGCGCGGGTACCGATCGTCTATGTCAGCCACGCGGTCGCCGAGGTGGCCCGGCTCGCCGACACCGTGGTGGTGCTGGACCAGGGCCGGGTCGCGGCCTGCGGCCCCGCCGCCGAGGTGCTTCGCCGCGGCGCCCTCTTTCCGGGCCGCGAGACGGCCGAGACCGGCGCGCTCCTGCACCTGCGGGTCGCCGCCCACGACGACGCCTTCGGCCTCACCCGCCTGGAGGGCGCCCCCGGTCGCCTCACCGTGCCGCGGCTTTCTCTCCCGGAGGGCGCCGGCGTGCGGGTCCGGGTGCGCGCCCGCGACGTGCTGGTGGCGCGGGACGTCCCGCGGGGCTTGAGCGCCCGCAACGTCCTCCCCGGCACCGTGACCACCGTGACACCGGGGGACGGAGCCCACGCCCGGGTCGAGATCGCCTGCGGCGAGGCGGTGCTGGTCGCCGAGGTCACGCGGCTCGCCGCCCACGAGCTCGCCCTGGCGCCGGGGCTGCCGGTGCTGGCGATCGTGAAGAGCGTCGCGTTCGACGAGGAGACGATCGGGGTGGTGGAGATCTGA
- the modB gene encoding molybdate ABC transporter permease subunit → MTPPLFLTPDEWSALRLSLLVASVATLASLLPGLAVAYLLARREFRGRALLDGLVHLPLILPPVVTGYLLLLAFGRRGWFGPALAEVGVVFSFRWTGAALACAVMGFPLMVRAMRLSFEAVDRKLEQAAGTLGASPAAVFVVVTLPLALPGILAGAVLAFAKAMGEFGATITFVSNIPGETQTLPAAIYTLTQVPGGEAGALRLTLVSVALSMAALVASEWLARRARRRLGA, encoded by the coding sequence ATGACCCCTCCCCTGTTCCTCACCCCCGACGAGTGGAGCGCGCTCAGGCTCAGCCTGCTGGTGGCGAGCGTGGCGACGCTGGCGAGCCTGCTGCCGGGCCTCGCCGTCGCCTACCTGCTGGCCCGCCGCGAGTTCCGCGGCCGGGCGCTGCTCGACGGGCTGGTGCACCTGCCCCTGATCCTGCCGCCGGTGGTGACCGGCTACCTGCTGCTCCTCGCCTTCGGGCGCCGGGGGTGGTTCGGGCCGGCCCTGGCGGAGGTCGGCGTCGTGTTCTCGTTCCGCTGGACCGGGGCGGCGCTCGCCTGCGCGGTGATGGGCTTCCCGCTGATGGTGCGGGCGATGCGCCTGTCCTTCGAGGCGGTCGACCGCAAGCTGGAGCAGGCCGCCGGCACGCTGGGGGCCTCGCCCGCCGCGGTCTTCGTCGTCGTCACGCTGCCGCTGGCCCTGCCCGGCATCCTCGCCGGCGCGGTGCTGGCCTTCGCCAAGGCGATGGGCGAGTTCGGCGCCACCATCACCTTCGTGTCGAACATCCCGGGCGAGACCCAGACCCTGCCGGCGGCGATCTACACCCTGACCCAGGTGCCCGGCGGCGAGGCGGGAGCGTTGCGCCTCACCCTGGTCTCGGTCGCGCTGTCGATGGCGGCGCTCGTCGCCTCGGAGTGGCTCGCGCGCCGGGCGCGGCGCAGGCTCGGGGCATGA